From the genome of Candidatus Ancaeobacter aquaticus, one region includes:
- a CDS encoding DUF748 domain-containing protein, which translates to MRLKKYIILLIVLPLIFHIAMYFFSIPYAKPFIEEQLKASLGTQVSIQDARIYLLTRSIHISQPKIEIEVNNKKETLFKAKKIKLRFKLLPLLQKKFIFSNAAVYSPVFHIERNAQGEYNYDEYIKRITRSFTPSALLTNLFKPDSAYAETLSDTNSNSTDTATTDNYTFYVNKLYIKNGTIHFKDFYTTPTNNLTLFNIKLATTQRYNDKTNDIIAIKFKLFASSNPTNNNTHNIRIAGEIDPSQAHESPYFTLNTTISQFNTMKIWPYITQYVPFTIDRGSININSQVKCTDGVFTDSKQTITIEQLNILSWDTDFSEDKTMGFSNKLIMDFVEKNKDSLSFDFYITGNIKEIHITPGELVIRAFTETLLSNAVKKLIE; encoded by the coding sequence ATGAGACTAAAAAAATACATTATACTCTTAATTGTCTTGCCTCTTATTTTTCATATCGCCATGTATTTTTTTTCTATTCCTTACGCAAAACCGTTTATTGAGGAACAATTAAAAGCATCGCTCGGCACTCAGGTTTCAATACAAGATGCGCGTATTTATTTACTTACCCGTTCCATTCATATATCTCAACCGAAAATTGAGATAGAGGTTAACAATAAAAAAGAAACGCTATTTAAGGCAAAAAAAATAAAATTAAGATTTAAGCTCTTACCCTTACTGCAAAAAAAATTCATATTCAGCAATGCCGCGGTCTATTCACCTGTCTTTCATATAGAAAGAAACGCACAGGGGGAATATAATTACGACGAATACATCAAACGTATCACTCGATCGTTTACACCTAGTGCATTACTCACAAATCTCTTTAAACCTGATAGCGCATATGCAGAAACACTATCAGACACAAACAGCAACAGCACAGATACCGCTACTACGGATAATTACACCTTTTACGTTAATAAATTATATATAAAAAATGGCACTATCCATTTTAAGGATTTCTATACAACTCCGACAAATAACCTAACGCTCTTTAACATCAAATTAGCGACTACTCAAAGATATAACGACAAAACTAACGACATAATTGCTATAAAATTTAAGCTTTTTGCATCATCAAACCCTACGAATAACAACACACATAATATTAGAATAGCCGGTGAAATAGATCCGTCACAGGCTCACGAATCACCCTATTTCACATTAAACACAACAATATCTCAATTTAACACCATGAAAATCTGGCCATATATTACTCAATATGTCCCTTTCACTATTGACCGCGGATCGATCAATATTAATTCGCAGGTCAAATGTACCGATGGAGTATTTACGGATTCCAAACAGACAATAACCATAGAGCAACTAAACATACTTTCCTGGGATACAGATTTTTCTGAAGACAAAACTATGGGTTTCTCAAATAAACTCATTATGGACTTTGTTGAAAAGAACAAAGACTCACTATCATTCGATTTTTATATCACCGGAAACATCAAGGAAATCCATATCACACCGGGCGAACTTGTTATTAGAGCTTTTACTGAAACACTGCTCAGTAACGCGGTAAAAAAACTTATTGAATAA
- a CDS encoding glycosyltransferase family 2 protein, which produces MISAVINTLNAERSIERTLVSLKDRVEEIVVVDMHSDDATVSVCKKYTDKIYFFDRTGYVEPARNFAIEKASHPYILVIDADEEAPPQLLERLRELTQQDSACDYVKIPMRTYFLGHSMHNKSMWPDYHIRFFKKGMVSWNNHIHSFPNVTGKELLLEAEDELALKHYFCEKISDFLKRIDGYTDKEAESLLLHNTHFRWQGLLRSPTREFTKRFFKFEGYIDGSYGLIYSLLMACYGFISYAKAFERGHTHTESLSKKNSFLSDTVQELYKCFLHIIGGIARLQNKILGTFSYKNIFPSIKLKVIYICANILKK; this is translated from the coding sequence ATGATTTCTGCGGTTATCAATACTCTCAATGCTGAAAGATCCATTGAAAGAACTCTTGTATCTCTTAAAGACAGAGTGGAAGAAATTGTAGTAGTAGATATGCACAGTGACGATGCTACCGTCAGTGTTTGCAAAAAATATACTGATAAAATATATTTTTTTGACCGCACGGGATATGTTGAACCTGCCCGCAATTTTGCTATCGAAAAAGCATCGCATCCTTACATTCTCGTCATTGACGCGGATGAAGAAGCCCCACCACAGCTACTAGAACGTTTACGTGAACTAACACAGCAGGATTCCGCGTGTGATTATGTAAAAATCCCTATGCGCACATATTTTCTCGGTCACTCAATGCATAACAAGTCAATGTGGCCTGATTATCATATCCGTTTTTTCAAAAAAGGCATGGTCTCTTGGAACAATCACATCCATTCTTTCCCTAATGTAACCGGTAAAGAACTTTTATTGGAAGCAGAAGATGAACTGGCATTAAAACACTATTTTTGCGAAAAAATATCAGATTTTTTAAAAAGAATCGATGGATACACGGATAAAGAAGCTGAATCACTCCTATTACATAACACTCATTTTCGCTGGCAGGGGCTATTGCGCTCACCGACAAGAGAGTTCACGAAACGATTCTTTAAGTTTGAGGGATACATTGATGGTTCTTATGGCCTTATATACTCACTTCTCATGGCATGCTACGGATTCATCTCCTACGCAAAAGCTTTTGAACGTGGGCACACGCACACAGAATCTCTAAGCAAGAAAAATTCTTTTCTTTCAGACACAGTACAGGAACTGTATAAATGTTTTTTGCATATCATTGGCGGTATAGCACGTTTGCAAAATAAGATTCTCGGCACTTTTTCTTATAAAAATATCTTCCCATCTATAAAATTAAAAGTAATATACATATGTGCTAACATTTTGAAGAAATAA
- a CDS encoding ABC transporter substrate-binding protein produces the protein MKRYIGVTISYFVLIVVFLTGDGVCDAKKPVITIGYMPVTAHLTIPIAFELHKGEFQNFSLQLRKYTSWDDMVKALEESELDGAFMPAPLIIKFREKKFPFTCVSLGCENGSAIVMGRWSGIENIDDLKGRVSVVAVPHIYSIPHIILYRYLLQNGVKYKKEVKIVSMSPADMFASLSRKETQGFVSEEPICRSTEERNAGKIIACSKEIWPSHPGGVLMISNMLIEKQKKIVQELVDAVVDAADFIEYHPQEASEICSGYYGVDSRVVFDVLTRPDDMISFNDLIPKKEHFERIIDYLKKMKLVKKDISVENLIDTDFIENAYKKKKK, from the coding sequence ATGAAAAGATACATAGGTGTAACAATTTCTTATTTTGTTCTTATAGTAGTTTTCTTAACAGGTGACGGAGTATGTGATGCAAAAAAACCTGTTATTACCATAGGATACATGCCTGTAACCGCACATTTGACAATTCCTATTGCATTTGAACTACATAAAGGTGAATTTCAGAATTTTTCCTTACAGCTACGAAAGTATACTTCATGGGACGACATGGTAAAAGCGTTAGAAGAGAGTGAGCTTGATGGGGCCTTTATGCCTGCACCACTGATAATAAAATTCAGAGAGAAAAAGTTTCCGTTTACTTGTGTGTCATTGGGTTGTGAAAATGGTAGTGCAATTGTTATGGGTAGGTGGAGCGGAATTGAGAATATAGATGATCTCAAAGGTCGTGTTTCTGTTGTTGCTGTTCCGCACATCTATTCGATCCCCCATATAATACTGTATAGGTATCTCTTACAAAACGGCGTTAAATATAAAAAAGAAGTAAAGATTGTTAGCATGTCTCCTGCAGACATGTTTGCAAGCTTAAGTAGGAAAGAAACACAAGGGTTTGTGTCTGAAGAGCCAATTTGTCGTTCAACTGAAGAGAGAAATGCCGGAAAAATTATTGCATGCAGTAAAGAAATATGGCCATCACATCCAGGAGGGGTGTTAATGATCAGCAATATGTTAATTGAAAAGCAGAAGAAAATCGTTCAGGAGCTTGTAGATGCTGTCGTTGATGCAGCAGATTTTATCGAATACCATCCACAAGAAGCATCGGAAATATGTTCTGGCTATTATGGGGTAGATAGTCGGGTTGTTTTTGACGTATTAACGCGTCCGGATGATATGATCTCTTTTAATGATTTGATACCAAAAAAAGAACACTTTGAACGTATTATTGATTATTTAAAGAAAATGAAATTAGTAAAGAAAGATATATCAGTTGAAAATCTTATAGATACTGATTTTATAGAGAATGCGTATAAAAAGAAAAAAAAGTAA
- a CDS encoding ABC transporter substrate-binding protein, which produces MYKYFIGIMFCVLCLLGCGRNTDSTVKIGLSTRPGSSLIQFAQQEGIFRKEGLRVQLFRRGGTAETKDDFIKGKVDAAVLSIVEIIELIDKGYEFVIPLVLDYSNGSDGIVVKEKCRNLKGLKGHVAGIQYGTVSQYLFLRALDSRDVKVKDIAVRNIYADEAVELFVGGSVDAFAAWEPYVTYAVNEGAGRIVFTTRDLPEKIVDALIVRKEYAQKNPRNIRRIIDAWYETVEYLRDNYSKTVVAISDAEHVSPETVKNVLSSLRIGDQKVNSEVFGDGKSFGQMFIFVKEIAGHMKRYGMIKNVPDIKKYIYPDLFYDR; this is translated from the coding sequence ATGTATAAATATTTTATAGGTATAATGTTTTGTGTTCTTTGCTTGCTTGGCTGTGGGCGAAACACAGATAGTACAGTAAAAATTGGGCTGTCGACACGTCCTGGATCCTCATTGATACAGTTTGCGCAGCAGGAGGGGATTTTTAGAAAAGAGGGGCTGCGGGTGCAATTGTTTAGGCGTGGTGGTACGGCAGAGACGAAAGATGATTTTATTAAAGGCAAAGTTGATGCTGCAGTATTGTCTATTGTTGAAATAATTGAGCTAATAGATAAGGGATATGAATTTGTTATACCACTCGTACTTGATTATTCAAATGGGTCTGACGGTATTGTTGTTAAGGAAAAGTGTCGCAATTTAAAAGGGCTTAAAGGGCATGTCGCAGGTATTCAGTACGGGACTGTATCGCAATATCTTTTTTTGAGAGCGCTTGATTCTCGTGATGTGAAGGTTAAGGATATTGCCGTAAGAAACATATATGCCGACGAGGCAGTTGAATTGTTTGTTGGAGGTAGTGTTGATGCTTTTGCTGCCTGGGAACCATACGTGACATACGCAGTAAATGAAGGTGCCGGGCGTATAGTGTTTACGACACGTGATCTTCCCGAGAAAATCGTTGATGCACTTATTGTTAGGAAAGAATATGCACAAAAAAATCCTCGGAATATTCGGCGTATAATCGACGCATGGTATGAAACAGTGGAATATCTTCGAGATAATTATTCTAAAACTGTTGTTGCTATTTCTGATGCTGAACACGTTTCTCCTGAAACAGTAAAAAATGTTTTAAGCAGCCTTAGAATTGGAGATCAAAAGGTGAATTCTGAAGTGTTTGGTGATGGTAAGAGTTTTGGCCAAATGTTTATTTTTGTTAAAGAGATTGCCGGGCATATGAAAAGATATGGCATGATAAAGAATGTGCCGGATATTAAGAAATATATTTATCCGGACCTTTTTTATGATAGGTAA
- a CDS encoding ABC transporter substrate-binding protein: MKKTVIGAVIGCVCVLCVSCGYLLREPLRVGVFPRPGCEIIWVAKHNGYFEDEGLDVIVSQYSSWESTVQSFNKGKTDLSVETLLSYLVSGHKGRIIAITDKFKGDVLVGKKSLKTVKDIVRHKEKPIAVEKGTDGYYYLQSLIQKTPGAQKSVHVNFQPTDEAVDSFVRGDVNAVFCYPPYLAKALKKGQGRILFSQEFSSISPRSVIVASEQSFLLRKKDINKFLRAWFRAVDFLKKRPKEAIKIMAAAEGVTPDEFSECLSDLKVYDRNESETIMTTNKITEIINALNYMLKKQGVHIGQTHVHELIDTGFVRRKK, from the coding sequence ATGAAAAAAACGGTAATAGGCGCTGTAATAGGATGTGTTTGTGTTCTGTGTGTTTCGTGCGGATATTTATTGAGGGAACCTCTTAGGGTAGGGGTGTTTCCTCGACCTGGATGTGAAATCATATGGGTTGCAAAGCACAATGGTTATTTTGAGGATGAAGGACTAGATGTTATCGTGTCGCAGTATTCAAGTTGGGAAAGCACGGTGCAATCATTTAATAAGGGGAAAACTGATCTTTCAGTAGAGACTTTGCTTAGTTATCTTGTGAGTGGTCATAAAGGTAGGATTATTGCCATTACAGACAAGTTTAAAGGTGATGTTCTTGTAGGAAAAAAGTCACTTAAGACTGTAAAAGACATTGTTCGGCATAAAGAAAAACCGATTGCTGTGGAAAAGGGGACCGATGGGTACTATTATTTACAGTCGCTTATTCAGAAAACTCCCGGGGCACAAAAAAGTGTTCATGTTAATTTTCAGCCAACTGACGAAGCGGTAGACAGCTTTGTTCGCGGAGATGTTAATGCTGTATTTTGCTATCCCCCGTATCTTGCGAAAGCACTTAAAAAAGGGCAGGGAAGAATACTATTTTCTCAAGAATTCTCCTCGATTTCACCACGATCAGTTATTGTTGCCTCAGAGCAATCTTTTTTACTCAGAAAAAAAGATATTAATAAATTTTTGCGTGCGTGGTTTAGGGCGGTTGATTTTTTAAAAAAAAGACCGAAAGAGGCAATCAAAATAATGGCTGCTGCAGAAGGTGTTACCCCTGATGAGTTTTCTGAGTGTTTGAGCGATTTAAAAGTATATGACCGCAACGAGTCAGAAACAATTATGACGACAAATAAGATTACAGAAATAATAAATGCTTTGAATTATATGCTAAAAAAGCAAGGTGTGCATATCGGACAAACGCACGTCCATGAATTAATAGATACAGGTTTTGTGCGCAGGAAAAAATGA
- a CDS encoding ATP-binding protein produces MIRKTNKLEKKVIVFFLICVLFSIGITAYVAIDVSVRMLKDATYESLKMNAKLVAFDVKRELVVRLDSLKNFTKAQVLLSSSNEQIRERLYHFLALNPSIATAQLLDNKGVEIAEITRANRLVSKGKKYSDANRFVIAHVNGTYISPVYVNEDGKRSILLSSRIGENISQCSGVVVIEMSLAHFTRLIEEENTLKRIVYIVDNRGDIVAYPNYSWVKAKKNLSEIPSVKDVISELKEHPQKYYQYKSPEGIVVFGVYERLPYLGWGVIVEEPYVFVFMPIYKMIHRIGFISVIVSVLIIGLGVLIVRRKIKPLIVLHDSAQKIKEGNLDIQIDTHTGDEIEDLAHAFNLMTKRLKEMYEDLEAKISERTAQLKVAQDKLIYSEKLTTIGKLASIVGHELRNPLAIIRNSVYYLNMFDIGKVNEEAKEQLDIIEKEVDDATQIISQILDFAREKEPKLTNANIHKLIKEILDGIELPSNIVSKVRFCSADSTLSIDPLLMGRVFQNIITNAIQSMPLVSGKIVVSTEKTDSALRVIIKDTGSGISEESLGKIFDPLYSTKARGTGLGLTFCKSIVERHGGVIAVDSVVNEGTTFNIELPLPNVTSS; encoded by the coding sequence GTGATCAGAAAGACAAATAAGCTAGAAAAAAAGGTGATTGTATTTTTCTTAATATGTGTGTTGTTTTCGATAGGCATTACCGCGTATGTTGCAATTGACGTAAGTGTGCGCATGCTGAAGGATGCAACCTATGAATCGCTTAAGATGAATGCAAAATTAGTTGCATTCGATGTGAAGCGGGAATTAGTTGTGCGATTAGATAGCTTAAAGAACTTTACAAAAGCACAGGTGCTTCTTTCATCGTCAAATGAGCAGATAAGGGAGCGTTTATATCATTTTCTTGCATTGAATCCCAGTATAGCCACAGCGCAATTATTGGACAATAAGGGTGTAGAGATCGCTGAAATTACCCGCGCTAATCGTTTGGTTTCAAAAGGGAAAAAATATTCAGACGCTAACAGGTTTGTCATTGCTCACGTGAACGGAACATATATTAGTCCCGTGTATGTTAATGAGGATGGGAAACGTTCCATTTTGCTTTCTTCGCGTATTGGAGAAAATATTTCGCAGTGTAGCGGCGTTGTGGTTATTGAGATGTCACTTGCGCATTTTACCAGATTGATAGAAGAAGAGAATACATTAAAACGTATTGTATATATTGTGGATAACAGAGGAGATATTGTTGCGTATCCGAATTATAGCTGGGTAAAAGCGAAAAAGAATCTTTCCGAAATTCCTTCCGTTAAAGATGTTATTAGTGAATTAAAGGAACATCCTCAGAAGTATTATCAATATAAATCACCTGAAGGAATAGTGGTGTTTGGTGTATATGAACGTTTACCGTATCTTGGGTGGGGGGTAATCGTTGAAGAACCGTATGTGTTTGTTTTTATGCCGATATATAAAATGATTCACCGCATTGGTTTTATCAGCGTTATTGTGTCAGTTCTCATTATAGGTCTTGGTGTCTTGATTGTGAGACGTAAAATTAAACCTCTCATTGTTTTACATGATAGTGCCCAAAAGATTAAAGAAGGTAATCTTGATATCCAGATCGATACCCATACCGGTGATGAGATAGAAGATTTAGCCCATGCTTTTAATCTTATGACAAAACGTTTAAAGGAAATGTATGAAGATTTAGAGGCAAAGATTAGCGAAAGAACCGCGCAGCTTAAAGTAGCCCAAGATAAGCTGATTTACTCTGAAAAACTAACAACAATAGGTAAATTAGCAAGTATTGTGGGTCACGAGTTACGTAATCCGTTGGCGATAATAAGAAACTCTGTGTATTACCTGAATATGTTTGATATAGGTAAGGTTAATGAAGAGGCAAAGGAACAGCTTGATATTATTGAAAAGGAAGTTGATGATGCGACGCAAATTATTTCTCAGATATTGGACTTTGCACGAGAGAAAGAGCCAAAACTAACAAATGCTAATATTCATAAATTAATTAAGGAAATACTTGATGGTATTGAGCTACCATCAAACATTGTTTCTAAAGTGCGTTTTTGTTCTGCAGACTCCACGTTATCAATCGATCCGCTCTTGATGGGAAGAGTATTTCAGAATATTATTACCAATGCAATTCAATCGATGCCTCTTGTGAGCGGTAAAATAGTGGTATCTACAGAAAAAACTGATTCGGCATTGCGTGTTATTATAAAAGATACCGGTTCTGGAATATCAGAAGAAAGTCTTGGTAAAATTTTTGATCCTTTATACAGCACTAAAGCACGGGGTACGGGACTTGGCCTAACGTTTTGTAAAAGTATAGTTGAAAGGCACGGAGGCGTGATTGCCGTTGATAGTGTTGTTAATGAGGGAACGACGTTTAATATTGAACTTCCTCTTCCGAATGTTACCTCATCATGA
- a CDS encoding NAD-dependent epimerase/dehydratase family protein: MKIVVTGGAGLVGTECCNLFGNAGDSVVSIDNYQRGKIFGELGNTEENVEKILSGSDNVIHVEADIRDIETIGKYLKEADAVIHTAAQPSHPRSVEIPAEDFSINVVGTFQLLDFLRKNNPKCIFIHCSTNKVYGDNPNRLALIEKETRYDFKDIDAIDENFPIDKGTHTPFGVSKTAADLYTQEFAATYGMTTGVFRMGCITGGAAHAVELHNWEPFFMMKNLSGENLNIYGYKGKQVRDVIHARDLAKLFKKFIENPKKGEVYNIGGGRKNTISLLEAISLIENMTGKKMNYTIVPEARLGDHQVYVSDIRKAQRDFDWDIEIGLEEVFREIYETLKPNYLKK, translated from the coding sequence ATGAAGATTGTTGTAACAGGTGGGGCGGGATTAGTGGGAACAGAATGTTGTAATTTGTTTGGCAATGCGGGTGATAGTGTTGTCAGTATTGATAACTATCAGCGTGGGAAGATTTTTGGGGAACTTGGTAATACTGAAGAGAATGTTGAAAAAATATTGTCCGGGTCAGATAATGTTATCCATGTAGAGGCTGATATAAGAGATATTGAGACAATAGGGAAATACCTGAAAGAAGCTGATGCTGTTATTCACACCGCTGCACAACCATCGCATCCACGGTCAGTTGAAATTCCTGCTGAAGATTTCTCCATCAATGTGGTGGGGACATTTCAACTGTTAGATTTTTTGCGTAAAAACAATCCTAAGTGTATTTTTATCCATTGTTCTACCAATAAAGTGTATGGGGATAATCCAAATCGTTTAGCTCTCATTGAAAAAGAAACGAGATACGATTTTAAAGATATTGATGCAATTGATGAAAATTTTCCTATCGATAAGGGGACCCATACACCTTTTGGTGTCTCAAAAACTGCTGCAGATCTCTATACACAAGAATTTGCCGCAACATATGGTATGACTACCGGTGTTTTTCGTATGGGGTGTATTACCGGTGGTGCGGCACATGCGGTAGAATTGCATAACTGGGAACCATTCTTTATGATGAAAAATTTGTCGGGTGAAAATCTTAATATATACGGGTATAAGGGAAAGCAGGTTCGAGACGTCATTCATGCACGTGATCTTGCAAAATTATTTAAAAAGTTTATTGAAAATCCAAAAAAAGGCGAGGTATACAACATCGGCGGCGGAAGAAAAAATACTATCTCACTTCTTGAGGCTATTTCACTTATTGAAAATATGACCGGAAAAAAGATGAATTATACGATCGTTCCTGAAGCGAGGCTCGGAGATCATCAAGTGTACGTCAGTGATATACGTAAAGCGCAACGTGATTTTGATTGGGATATTGAGATAGGGCTAGAGGAAGTATTTCGAGAAATATATGAAACATTAAAACCGAATTATCTAAAGAAATAG
- a CDS encoding oligosaccharide flippase family protein — MNEHASDNLVKHGSIMLAATLIAGFANYLYHVLMIRMLTPSEYGVLYSLLALFMIIGIPITTVAVVITKYVSKYRGLGQDDKISLLFVKSLKKLTVIGLLLFVLFVIFSKYIGMYLNIDTRIPIIIVGIVLALAFITTVTAGMLQGLQAFLVFGSVNIISTVGKVIFAALLVMAGFGVNGALWGIVISVIVSIIISCFPLKRYFSLHKTVEDVSIDKKEIYQYLVPVGIAIFCFGFLTYYDTLVVKHYFSPEVAGYYSTCALIGKAFLFPPAAFAGALFPKVSAAHSLGKKTFPLLKKALILIIAVLCVGLAICMIFPDLLINFLLKGKMILPEYKDTIITLMRYFGLMVIPYGLLCIIIYYNLALHRTNILYLLAISVAVLIGGLYLFHATLLQVICTFGIIGYLLFIISFIIILFTKEVEGEGVQGEDLYINAGIQ; from the coding sequence ATGAATGAGCATGCGTCTGACAATTTAGTGAAACATGGAAGCATAATGCTTGCGGCGACACTCATTGCCGGTTTTGCGAATTATCTCTATCACGTTCTTATGATCAGAATGCTTACGCCTTCTGAATACGGGGTGCTCTACTCTCTTTTAGCGCTCTTTATGATTATTGGTATTCCTATAACCACTGTTGCAGTAGTGATTACCAAGTATGTTTCAAAATATCGTGGATTAGGGCAAGATGACAAGATAAGTTTGCTTTTTGTGAAATCATTAAAAAAACTAACTGTGATAGGTTTATTGCTTTTTGTGTTGTTTGTCATATTTAGCAAATATATTGGGATGTATTTAAATATCGATACAAGGATCCCTATAATTATTGTTGGTATTGTACTTGCTCTTGCATTTATTACCACTGTTACAGCAGGAATGCTGCAAGGGTTACAGGCGTTTTTGGTTTTTGGATCGGTAAACATAATTAGTACTGTAGGCAAAGTTATATTTGCAGCCTTATTGGTAATGGCAGGTTTTGGTGTAAACGGTGCTTTATGGGGGATAGTCATTTCAGTGATTGTCAGTATTATTATTTCTTGTTTTCCCCTAAAACGTTATTTTTCTCTTCATAAAACGGTTGAGGATGTCTCAATTGATAAAAAAGAAATATATCAGTATTTGGTGCCTGTAGGAATAGCGATATTCTGTTTTGGCTTTCTTACTTATTATGACACGCTAGTTGTGAAACATTATTTTTCACCGGAAGTTGCAGGATATTACTCTACGTGTGCTCTTATTGGTAAGGCATTTTTGTTTCCTCCAGCGGCTTTTGCAGGCGCTTTATTCCCTAAGGTTTCTGCTGCGCATTCACTCGGTAAAAAGACATTTCCATTGCTGAAGAAGGCGCTTATTTTGATAATAGCCGTTTTATGTGTTGGGTTAGCGATATGTATGATATTCCCTGATCTGTTAATCAATTTCCTTTTAAAGGGTAAGATGATATTGCCTGAATATAAAGACACAATTATTACACTAATGCGGTATTTTGGTCTGATGGTAATTCCGTACGGGCTTTTATGTATTATTATTTATTATAATCTTGCGTTACACAGGACAAATATACTGTATCTGCTAGCAATAAGTGTTGCTGTTTTGATAGGGGGCTTATATCTTTTCCATGCAACGCTTTTGCAGGTAATTTGCACTTTTGGAATTATTGGATATCTTCTTTTTATTATTAGTTTTATAATCATTTTATTTACAAAAGAGGTAGAAGGTGAAGGAGTTCAAGGGGAAGATCTCTATATTAATGCCGGCATACAATGA
- a CDS encoding glycosyltransferase family 2 protein → MKEFKGKISILMPAYNEADLIVTNINETKKLFHDLDCDYEIIFIDDGSRDKTYALALEAFKDDPNVLVKRNRNNYGKGRALKFGYKFATGDIVAFLDADLDLHPKQLYTLFAKMKLENADVVVGSKWHPDSKLKLPKRRVFVSKVYYIILWLLFGLPLRDTQTGIKLFKHEVLKNVFPKVLCKRWAFDIEILANVHRLGYSIAEAPIELEFRREVRWGRMKFTDLWYTGLDTLAIFYRMYIMRYYDHIEKEAIEDDGE, encoded by the coding sequence GTGAAGGAGTTCAAGGGGAAGATCTCTATATTAATGCCGGCATACAATGAGGCCGATCTCATTGTTACCAATATAAATGAGACAAAGAAGTTATTCCATGATCTTGATTGTGATTATGAGATAATATTCATTGATGACGGCAGTCGTGATAAAACGTATGCACTTGCCTTAGAAGCATTCAAAGACGACCCGAATGTCTTGGTTAAAAGGAATAGAAATAATTACGGTAAAGGTCGAGCTCTCAAGTTTGGTTACAAATTTGCTACAGGTGATATTGTTGCCTTTCTTGATGCTGATCTTGATCTCCATCCTAAACAACTCTATACATTATTTGCAAAAATGAAACTGGAAAATGCTGATGTTGTTGTTGGGTCAAAGTGGCATCCTGATTCGAAACTGAAACTTCCCAAAAGAAGAGTTTTTGTCAGTAAAGTGTATTATATTATACTGTGGCTCCTTTTTGGTTTGCCACTACGGGATACGCAGACGGGTATAAAATTGTTTAAACATGAAGTATTGAAGAATGTTTTTCCCAAAGTGTTGTGTAAACGCTGGGCATTTGATATAGAAATATTGGCCAATGTACACCGTCTAGGCTATAGCATTGCAGAAGCGCCTATCGAACTTGAGTTTAGAAGAGAAGTGAGATGGGGGAGGATGAAGTTTACGGATTTGTGGTACACCGGACTTGATACCCTGGCTATATTTTACCGAATGTATATTATGCGGTATTATGATCATATAGAGAAGGAAGCTATCGAAGATGACGGTGAGTAA